The Coffea arabica cultivar ET-39 chromosome 3c, Coffea Arabica ET-39 HiFi, whole genome shotgun sequence genome contains a region encoding:
- the LOC140037988 gene encoding uncharacterized protein has product MKPPGVTEEQIRLRAFPFSLKDAAKDWLYYLPAGSITTWAQLKKKFLEKFFPASRAASLRKEICSIKQYSGESLYDFWERFNKLCARCPQHQISEQLLIQYFYEGLQSTDRSIIDAASGGALANKTSREAWDLIEAMAENSQQFGFRESNPTRRVNEAETSFIQQQLSELTSAVRQLAMRDTPRAKVCGICTSMDHCTDSCPILQEDGAEQVNMAGGVPAPCRQYDPYSNTYNPGWRDHPNLSYGNRQQGSFPNRPLGFHQPWQPKSQPSSSNSGSSLEDLVKSLATTTTQLHQEIKADKKDQEARISQLATAINRLESHVYGKLPSQPEVNPKNVSAMTLRSGKELEKTKKVEKEKELLDVFRKVKINIPLLDAIKQIPKYAKFLKDLCTHKRKLRGDERVAVGENVSAILQRKLPPKCGDLGMFTIPCKIGGTPIRKAMLDLGASINVMPKTIYASLNLGPLKGTGIIIQLADRTNAYPEGLVEDVLVQVNELVFPADFYVLDMGDERALNPSPILLGRPFLSTARTKIDVNEGTLSMEFDGEIINFNIFEAMKYPDETNSVYALSVVEPLVQEIFKLDGVDALAVALAKHLELGATLDVEISDELYHAVGALHLLPPISPRYELTSVFVPETQAKLLSSIVQAPELELKPLPKHLKYAFLGNNETLPVIISAHLSPGQEDSLIRLLRDHKEAIG; this is encoded by the exons ATCAAGCAGTACTCCGGGGAGTCATTGTACGATTTTTGGGAAAGGTTCAACAAGTTGTGCGCTAGATGCCCACAGCATCAGATTAGTGAACAACTGTTGATCCAGTACTTCTATGAGGGACTCCAGTCAACTGACAGGAGTATTATTGACGCTGCGAGTGGAGGAGCCCTGGCGAACAAGACATCGAGGGAAGCGTGGGACCTTATTGAAGCCATGGCAGAAAACTCTCAGCAGTTCGGCTTCCGTGAGAGCAATCCTACCCGTAGAGTCAATGAGGCAGAGACGTCATTCATCCAGCAGCAATTGTCAGAGTTGACGTCTGCTGTCAGGCAATTGGCCATGAGAGACACGCCGCGAGCGAAGGTGTGTGGAATCTGTACTAGCATGGACCACTGCACGGATTCGTGCCCCATTCTGCAAGAGGACGGGGCGGAACAGGTAAATATGGCCGGAGGCGTGCCCGCGCCCTGCAGGCAGTATGACCCGTATTCCAACACATACAACCCCGGTTGGAGAGACCATCCCAATCTCAGTTATGGGAACAGGCAACAAGGTTCATTCCCGAATCGTCCACTAGGATTCCACCAGCCTtggcaaccaaaatctcaaccctCATCCTCCAATTCAGGAAGCTCCTTGGAGGACCTAGTCAAAAGCCTGGCCACAACTACTACTCAACTTCATCAGGAGATCAAAGCGGACAAGAAGGACCAAGAAGCTCGGATAAGCCAACTAGCAACCGCTATTAACCGTTTGGAGTCCCACGTTTATGGGAAACTGCCATCGCAGCCCGAGGTGAATCCCAAGAATGTAAGTGCCATGACGCTGAGGAGTGGCAAGGA GTTGGAAAAGACAAAGAAggtagagaaggaaaaagagctcTTGGATGTGTTTCGGAAAGTGAAGATCAACATTCCCCTGTTGGATGCAATCAAGCAGATACCGAAGTATGCTAAATTTTTGAAAGACTTGTGTACCCACAAGAGAAAGCTAAGGGGAGATGAACGAGTGGCGGTGGGAGAAAACGTGTCAGCTATACTCCAGAGAAAACTCCCACCAAAATGTGGAGACCTAGGTATGTTCACCATTCCCTGCAAGATAGGAGGTACTCCAATTAGGAAAGCAATGTTGGATTTGGGGGCGTCAATTAATGTTATGCCTAAGACAATTTATGCTTCCCTTAATCTTGGTCCATTAAAAGGCACAGGCATTATAATCCAACTTGCAGACCGTACCAATGCTTATCCAGAGGGGTTAgttgaagatgttttggtacAAGTCAATGAGTTAGTTTTTCCTGCAGATTTCTATGTCCTAGACATGGGGGATGAAAGGGCACTAAATCCGTCTCCTATTTTGTTAGGTAGGCCATTTTTAAGCACTGCTAGGACAAAAATAGATGTAAATGAGGGTACTTTGTCGATGGAGTTTGATGgggaaattataaattttaatatttttgaagcGATGAAGTACCCAGATGAGACTAACTCTGTTTATGCTTTAAGTGTTGTCGAGCCCCTTGTACAGGAAATATTTAAATTGGATGGGGTTGATGCACTGGCAGTGGCATTGGCCAAACATCTTGAGTTGGGGGCAACTCTTGATGTAGAAATAAGTGATGAGCTATACCACGCTGTTGGAGCACTGCATTTGCTCCCACCAATTTCTCCAAGGTATGAGCTTACTTCTGTCTTTGTACCAGAAACTCAGGCAAAATTGTTGTCTTCTATTGTGCAGGCGCCTGAGTTGGAGCTCAAACCTCTCCCAAAGCATTTGAAGTATGCTTTTCTCGGGAACAATGAGACACTGCCAGTCATCATATCTGCACACCTGTCACCAGGGCAAGAAGATAGCCTAATTCGTCTTCTTCGAGATCATAAGGAAGCAATTGGGTAG